A genome region from Cucurbita pepo subsp. pepo cultivar mu-cu-16 chromosome LG02, ASM280686v2, whole genome shotgun sequence includes the following:
- the LOC111789396 gene encoding uncharacterized protein LOC111789396 — protein MASSPPNSSASSASASDSKPTPAAGCCDHLLASPCKPIHPNHTLDLDDSDEEYEHGVRVMNREEMSRYYQVLRDTDGFDVPTFPNTYALGLIVPICEEYLSKPYLRDCAEKAISHYNIRNGTNFEFVKIVKANQQVVSGFFYYITFDVKQIGTEFPTTTFEAKVLDGIDDTKEVYLCRPKRSS, from the exons ATGGCTTCTTCACCTCCCAACTCATCTGCCTCCTCTGCCTCTGCCTCTGATTCAAAGCCCACTCCCGCCGCTGGATGTTGTGACCACTTGCTTGCATCTCCATGCAAACCAATTCATCCTAATCATACACTTGATCTCGATGATTCAGATGAAGAGTACGAACATGGTGTGCGTGTGATGAATCGTGAAGAGATGAGTCGATACTATCAAGTCTTACGAGACACCGAC GGTTTTGATGTACCCACTTTTCCCAACACCTATGCTCTTGGTCTCATTGTACCTATCTGTGAGGAATATCTATCTAAACCATATCTTCGAGACTGTGCCGAGAAAGCTATTAGTCACTACAACATACGAAAT GGTACAAACTTTGAGTTTGTGAAAATTGTGAAGGCTAACCAGCAAGTTGTCAGCGGTTTCTTCTATTACATCACTTTTGATGTCAAACAAATTGGAACAGAGTTTCCAACAACAACTTTCGAAGCTAAGGTATTAGATGGGATTGATGATACTAAAGAGGTATATTTATGTAGACCAAAACGCTCTAGTTGA